Genomic window (Chloroflexota bacterium):
CTGGAAGAACTGGCCGAGGCAGGAATCCCCGATGATAACATCCGCTTCATTGCCGCCATCGGTGCGCACGGCACGATGAACGGCATAGACTTCAGGAAGAAGCTGGGCGATGATGTCATGTCGCGGTTCCTGGTCTACAACCACAATCCCTATGAGAACTGTACGCCTCTCGGTGTGAGCAAGTACGGAACACCGATAGAGGTTAATAGCGAGTTCGTTGCCTGCGAGCTGAAAATAGGCATCGGCACTATCGTGCCGCACCCCTACGGCTTTGGCGGTGGCTGCAAGGTCATCCTGCCCGGGGTTGCCTCCATGCAGACCATTGCCTCCAACCACAACCGGCTGGTGTTCGACCCTTCAGTAGCCATTGGCAAGCTGCGGGAAAACGTAATCCTTGAGGACATCATTGAGGCCGCCAGGATGGCCCGACTTGATGTCAAGGTGGACGCCATCGTCAATCTGAAAAGGGAAGTCACCGCGCTGTTCGTCGGCGACCCGGTGGAGGAGCACCGGGAGGGGGTGAAGGTGGCCATGGAGCACTACGCCACCGATGTGGTCTGGAATGCCGATATCGTCGTGGCCAACTGCTTTTCCAAGGCGAACGAGATGCTGCTGGCTACGCCGGTGGTCTCCCCGCTGCTGGCTGAGGACGGCGGCGGCGACATGGTGCTGGTGGTGGTGACGCCGGAAGGCCAGATACATCATTACTTCGACCGCAGCTTTGGCAAGAACTATGGCGGGCTTGGGTGGGGTCCGCTGTGCCGCAAGAACGCGCTGCCGAGCAACACAAAGAAGCTGACCATTCTGGCACCGTATTCGGATAAAGTTGGCGCCGACTGGGTAGCGCCTTATGAGATGGTGAACTGGGCGAGGAGCTGGCCAGAGGTCATTCAGGACCTGGAGAAACGCTATGGCAATAAGGCCAAAGTGGCCGTGGTGCCGGATGCCACTATCCAGTACTTTCCGGAAGCGGTGCCGAAGTGTGATGTTTGTTCCGGTTAAATCGATTTAAGGAACAAAAAAGCAGGGTGTCGGTTGATGGTTTCGCCGGCACCCTGCCTTTATTTGAACTTTGATTGTTTAGTCGCCGGGAATGGTGGCACCGCTGGGCAGTCCGCTGTGCGGGAAGTACTGCAGTGTGCCGTCGGGGATGACCACCGCCTTTGCCTTGTTCCCGTTGCCATTTTTCAGCGCATTCAGGATCTCAGCCCAGCTATTGAGGATGGTAATCTTGTCAATCGGGCCGATCCAGTCGAGTCCGGCCTTGTCAATATAAGGGCCGAGGGCGAACATCCGCTTTACCCTGGGCGGCAGTTTCTTGTGGGCCCCATAGAGCTGGCCGCCGATAGTCTTACCGAAGCTGCGGGCAAGGTAATGACAGACCTGCCCCTCGGGGATATTGCCGATGACAACGAAGTCGCCGCCGGATTCCTTGAGCATCTTGCTCCCCAGGCCTGCCACTAAGGCGGCCTCGTTGGCTTTGGCATGGGCATTGGCCACAACGATATCGGCCTCGTTTGGCGCTTCGGTTGCATAGACTTGGCGCGCCATTTTCACGCCCTCACGCTGGGCTTTAACCAGGTCGCCGCAGAAAAGCCCGATGGTATCCCGCTTGATGTTCACCAGGGCATTGATGGAGAAATCAAGCCCCGCCATGCGCGCGATTTCTTCCATGTCCAGTCGCATGGTGTTGTCGTCCACCCTGCCCCAGGTATCCATCACTATGGTTCCGGTATCAGAAATGGTACACAGCCTGCCGTGATTGGCGGCAATGGATTCGGTGCTGGACACGCCGGGAAGTATCATCTTGCCTCCGCCGCCGAAACCGGCGGTGGGATGGGGTACGAGCGACCCGACGGATACCTTCAAATCGCAGGCCATGAACTCGCTGTTAACCGAAACCGGAATGCCGCGCGAGGTTTCTCCCAGGTAGGTGCAGTTCTCATAAGGATTGTGGTTGAAGACGAGGTACTTCTGGGGTATTTCCTCACCCAGCTTTTTCTGGAAGTCCATGAGCTTCATGGCACCGTGGAGTCCGAGGGCAGCGATAAACCGGATGTTCTCATCCTTGATGCCTCCCTCATGCAGCTCATCCAGAACGTGCGGGATAATCTGGTCGGCCTTGGTTGGTCGGGTGAGGTCGTCGAAGATAATGCACACCTCTTTTTTGCCTCGCGCCATTTCGGCAAGGCGCGGTGTGCCTATGGGTTTACGAAGCGCATCCCTTATCTGTCCACCAGACATTTTGGGGGCATTCTCCCCGGCCATTCTGGGGACAATCACCTCCCAGGAATCGGGAAAATCCAGTTCCAGCTCGGTGTCACCGTACCAGCAGAACTGCGGCACTTTGACAATCATGGTTGTACCTCCTTATCTATGTTCGTATCCCGTGTTATCAGCACATCTTCCAATAAAGGGCCTCGGTGTGTCAAGCGAAATACATCATCACGTTTGCTCTACAATATCGGACCAAGGGTATATAAGACGATTGGTTCGCGGTATCCCTTGCGCATCTCGCGCCTGGTCAGCTTGCCTGAGGCAACTGCGATGACCTCGTCGAAAAAGTGGTCGGCAACTTCGTCAACCGATTCCGTCCCTTCGATTATCGTATCAGCATAGATATCAAAGAAGTCCTTTTCCTGGCTGTCCCGCGGGGTGCTCTGCCGGCTGACCACGGAAATCTGGGGAATGATTGGTATTTCACCGCCCCAACCTGCGGTACAGCGGAAGCTGGAGGTGATGCCGCCGCCGGTGGAGTAAATGTGGATGAGTGCCCCGGACGCCATTTCGCCGCTTATCAATTCGCTGGTCTGAGCCGAGCCGTCCATGAAGTACAGTCCTTTGCCCCCTGGTTTCTCACCATGTTCCAGCGCGCCCTGCAGCGGGGTGGTCCCGGTCTTGGCCAGTGCCCCCAGTGATTTTTCTTCAATTGTGGTCAAGCCCCCGGCAATGTTCCCGCGGGTAGGCTGGGTTCCTCTGATATCCTCGCCGGTGGCTTCAATCATCGCCTCATGCCGGTCGACCATTTCACGGAACTTGCGGGCTACCTCTTCGTTCACTGCCCTTTTTGCCAGCAGATGGTCAGCGCCGATAACCTCGGTGGTTTCCGAGAAAATGGCGGTGCCTCCTTCAGCAACTAACCGGTCAAATACTTTGCCGGTGGCCAGGTTGCCGGCAAGGCCCGATACAGCACTGGAACCGCCGCATTTTACACCGATGGTGAGGTAGCTCAAGGGAAAGGGCTTCCGCTGCATCTCGGATGCCTCAGCAGCCATGCGGCGGGCGATAGTCAAACCCCGGTCAATGAAATCCTGAAAACCGTCGCTCTCCATCACGGTGAGGACCTCAACCGGCCTCTTTGATTTGGCAATCTCCTTACCAATGCTGGACGGGGAAGGGTTCTCGCAGCCGACACCGATAACAATGGCGGCGTAAACATTGGGATTGGTGCCTGCACCGGTAAAGAAGCGAAACGCCTTTTCGTTATCATCTTTAAGGCGGGCGCAGGGATGCGTGGTAATAACGGCCACGGTGCCCGGCACCGCATCGGCGATGGTAGCGGC
Coding sequences:
- a CDS encoding DUF2088 domain-containing protein, whose protein sequence is MIVKVPQFCWYGDTELELDFPDSWEVIVPRMAGENAPKMSGGQIRDALRKPIGTPRLAEMARGKKEVCIIFDDLTRPTKADQIIPHVLDELHEGGIKDENIRFIAALGLHGAMKLMDFQKKLGEEIPQKYLVFNHNPYENCTYLGETSRGIPVSVNSEFMACDLKVSVGSLVPHPTAGFGGGGKMILPGVSSTESIAANHGRLCTISDTGTIVMDTWGRVDDNTMRLDMEEIARMAGLDFSINALVNIKRDTIGLFCGDLVKAQREGVKMARQVYATEAPNEADIVVANAHAKANEAALVAGLGSKMLKESGGDFVVIGNIPEGQVCHYLARSFGKTIGGQLYGAHKKLPPRVKRMFALGPYIDKAGLDWIGPIDKITILNSWAEILNALKNGNGNKAKAVVIPDGTLQYFPHSGLPSGATIPGD
- a CDS encoding DUF2088 domain-containing protein, yielding LEELAEAGIPDDNIRFIAAIGAHGTMNGIDFRKKLGDDVMSRFLVYNHNPYENCTPLGVSKYGTPIEVNSEFVACELKIGIGTIVPHPYGFGGGCKVILPGVASMQTIASNHNRLVFDPSVAIGKLRENVILEDIIEAARMARLDVKVDAIVNLKREVTALFVGDPVEEHREGVKVAMEHYATDVVWNADIVVANCFSKANEMLLATPVVSPLLAEDGGGDMVLVVVTPEGQIHHYFDRSFGKNYGGLGWGPLCRKNALPSNTKKLTILAPYSDKVGADWVAPYEMVNWARSWPEVIQDLEKRYGNKAKVAVVPDATIQYFPEAVPKCDVCSG
- a CDS encoding UxaA family hydrolase; translation: MEFLGYERPDGSAGIRNHVAVISANRCSNEMAATIADAVPGTVAVITTHPCARLKDDNEKAFRFFTGAGTNPNVYAAIVIGVGCENPSPSSIGKEIAKSKRPVEVLTVMESDGFQDFIDRGLTIARRMAAEASEMQRKPFPLSYLTIGVKCGGSSAVSGLAGNLATGKVFDRLVAEGGTAIFSETTEVIGADHLLAKRAVNEEVARKFREMVDRHEAMIEATGEDIRGTQPTRGNIAGGLTTIEEKSLGALAKTGTTPLQGALEHGEKPGGKGLYFMDGSAQTSELISGEMASGALIHIYSTGGGITSSFRCTAGWGGEIPIIPQISVVSRQSTPRDSQEKDFFDIYADTIIEGTESVDEVADHFFDEVIAVASGKLTRREMRKGYREPIVLYTLGPIL